The following coding sequences lie in one Eubacterium ventriosum genomic window:
- a CDS encoding IMP cyclohydrolase yields the protein MQMLSLENELKENSYPGRGIVIGKTPNGKHAVTAYFIMGRSENSRNRVFVEEGEGIRTEAFDPSKLVDPSLIIYAPVRVLGNKTIVTNGDQTDTIYELMDKQQTFEQALRTREFEPDAPNYTPRISGIMHIEDGNYNYAMSILKSNNGNPEACNRYTFAYNNPVNGEGHFIHTYKCDGNPLPSFEGEPKLVPMMDDMDAFTDMLWNSLNEDNKVSLFVRYIDIETGKYETKIVNKNK from the coding sequence ATGCAGATGTTATCACTTGAAAATGAATTAAAAGAAAATTCATATCCGGGAAGAGGAATCGTAATTGGAAAAACACCTAATGGAAAGCATGCTGTAACAGCATATTTTATTATGGGAAGAAGCGAAAACAGTAGAAATCGTGTTTTTGTTGAAGAAGGAGAAGGAATCCGCACAGAAGCTTTTGATCCATCAAAGCTTGTTGATCCAAGTCTTATTATCTACGCACCTGTTCGTGTTCTTGGAAACAAGACTATCGTAACTAACGGCGATCAGACAGATACAATTTACGAATTAATGGATAAGCAGCAGACTTTTGAACAGGCACTTAGAACACGTGAGTTTGAACCTGATGCTCCTAATTACACACCTAGAATTTCAGGAATTATGCATATTGAAGATGGGAATTACAATTATGCAATGTCTATCTTAAAGAGCAACAACGGAAATCCTGAAGCATGTAATAGATATACTTTTGCATATAATAACCCTGTTAACGGAGAAGGTCATTTCATTCACACATACAAATGTGACGGAAATCCACTTCCAAGTTTTGAAGGTGAACCAAAGCTTGTACCTATGATGGACGATATGGACGCATTTACAGATATGCTTTGGAACAGCTTAAACGAAGATAACAAGGTATCTCTTTTTGTAAGATATATTGATATTGAAACAGGAAAATACGAAACAAAGATTGTTAACAAAAACAAATAA
- a CDS encoding phosphoribosylaminoimidazolecarboxamide formyltransferase translates to MKELELKYGCNPNQKPSRIYMEEGELPIKVLNGKPGYINFLDAFNGWQLVKELKKATGLPAATSFKHVSPAGAAVGLPLSEVEAKIYWVDDLGELSPLACAYSRARGADRMSSYGDFIALSDVCDVSTAKVIKREFSDGIIAPGYEPEALEMLKGKKKGAYAIIEIDPNYVPKPIEHKEVFGITFEQGRNELNIDDDFFSNVVTENKDIPESAKIDMAISMITLKYTQSNSVCFVKNGQAIGVGAGQQSRIHCVRLAGQKADNWLLRQAPQVLNLPFKENMKRADRDNAIDLYIGEEYMDILADGEWERVFTEKPPVFTKEEKQAWLAQADGITLGSDAFFPFSDNIERAYKSGVKYVAQPGGSIRDQDVIDACNKHGMAMAFTGLRLFHH, encoded by the coding sequence ATGAAGGAATTAGAATTAAAATACGGATGTAACCCTAATCAGAAACCATCAAGAATATATATGGAAGAAGGAGAACTTCCAATTAAGGTTCTTAACGGAAAGCCTGGATACATTAACTTTTTAGACGCATTTAACGGCTGGCAGTTAGTTAAGGAATTAAAGAAAGCAACAGGTCTTCCTGCAGCAACATCATTTAAGCATGTTTCACCTGCAGGTGCAGCAGTTGGTCTTCCACTTAGCGAAGTTGAAGCAAAAATCTACTGGGTAGATGATCTTGGAGAATTATCACCACTTGCATGCGCATATTCAAGAGCAAGAGGTGCAGACAGAATGTCATCATATGGTGACTTTATTGCTTTATCAGATGTTTGTGATGTTTCAACAGCAAAGGTTATTAAGAGAGAATTTTCAGATGGAATCATTGCACCGGGATATGAACCTGAAGCACTTGAAATGTTAAAAGGAAAGAAGAAAGGGGCATATGCAATTATTGAAATTGACCCTAATTATGTACCAAAGCCAATTGAGCATAAAGAAGTATTTGGTATTACTTTTGAACAGGGACGTAACGAACTTAACATTGATGATGATTTCTTCAGCAATGTAGTTACAGAAAACAAAGATATTCCTGAATCAGCTAAAATTGATATGGCTATTTCAATGATTACATTAAAATATACACAGTCTAACTCAGTATGTTTCGTAAAGAATGGACAGGCAATCGGTGTAGGTGCAGGTCAGCAGTCAAGAATTCACTGTGTAAGACTTGCAGGACAGAAAGCTGATAACTGGCTTCTTCGTCAGGCACCACAGGTACTTAATCTTCCATTTAAGGAAAATATGAAACGTGCAGATAGAGATAATGCAATTGATCTTTATATTGGTGAAGAATATATGGATATTCTTGCTGATGGAGAATGGGAAAGAGTATTTACAGAAAAGCCACCTGTATTTACAAAGGAAGAAAAGCAGGCATGGCTTGCACAGGCTGATGGCATTACACTTGGTTCAGATGCATTCTTCCCATTTAGCGACAATATTGAACGTGCTTACAAGAGCGGTGTAAAATATGTTGCACAGCCAGGTGGTTCAATTCGTGATCAGGATGTTATTGATGCATGTAATAAGCATGGTATGGCAATGGCATTTACAGGACTTAGATTATTCCATCACTAA
- a CDS encoding phosphatase PAP2 family protein: MERIYKILPKYAFIPIISCLLLNSITYFGSRIFTTGMHHYDISIAIDRMLPFVTPMVSVYVLAYVTWILGFIIIGRESKKLCYEVCSAEMIAKLICLVCFIIMPTTLTRPEITGTGFWNWLTSLIYSTDAADNLFPSIHCLESWILFRGVMRCEKQGTTMKIFMFVSAILVFASTVLIKQHVVIDIIGGVLVVEIGLFLAKKLNTKRIFYAIENKLGLE; this comes from the coding sequence ATGGAACGTATTTACAAGATATTGCCTAAATACGCATTTATTCCCATTATATCCTGCCTTTTATTAAATAGTATTACTTATTTTGGAAGCAGAATATTTACAACGGGAATGCACCACTATGATATAAGCATAGCCATTGATAGAATGCTGCCATTTGTAACTCCCATGGTATCGGTTTATGTTTTGGCTTATGTTACATGGATTTTGGGCTTTATCATAATAGGAAGAGAAAGCAAAAAATTATGTTATGAAGTATGTTCAGCGGAAATGATTGCAAAACTCATATGTCTTGTTTGCTTTATAATAATGCCAACAACATTAACAAGACCTGAAATTACAGGTACAGGCTTTTGGAATTGGCTTACCTCACTGATATATTCAACGGATGCGGCGGATAATCTTTTCCCGTCCATTCATTGTCTTGAAAGCTGGATATTATTTAGAGGTGTAATGAGATGCGAAAAGCAGGGCACGACAATGAAGATATTTATGTTTGTGTCTGCAATTTTGGTTTTTGCATCTACAGTATTAATAAAGCAGCATGTTGTAATTGATATTATCGGTGGTGTTTTGGTTGTTGAAATAGGTTTATTCCTAGCAAAAAAATTAAATACAAAAAGAATTTTTTATGCTATTGAGAATAAATTAGGTTTAGAGTAG
- a CDS encoding lysylphosphatidylglycerol synthase transmembrane domain-containing protein: MKSNKKQIIWSLIFIALIVLTVWVIVKQNESFSIEGFINYVSAAKWQWIALAFLCMVGFIVFEGLAVLQLCKAFGYKEKVKRGIVYSAVDIYFSAITPSATGGQPASAMCMMQDGIPGAVTTIVLLLNLTLYTIAIIVIGAVCFIFNFDMFRHFSIWSKYMILIGCVVQFVLLTVFLLLVYKEKIVTKIANTGMKILHKLHLMKNIEKRQAHLVEVERQYKECAAAIKNNKAAVFKAFIFNLLQRISLICVSVCVYMGVEGNIKRAFDVFSAQGYVVLGSNSVPIPGAVGAADYLFIDGFGGILKDPVSIELLSRGISFYCCIIICGIITLGIYCTKAWKGMKQKKKC; encoded by the coding sequence TTGAAGAGCAATAAGAAACAGATTATATGGTCCTTAATTTTTATAGCTTTAATTGTTTTGACAGTATGGGTTATTGTAAAACAGAATGAATCTTTTTCAATAGAAGGTTTTATAAATTATGTATCAGCTGCAAAATGGCAGTGGATAGCGTTAGCCTTTCTTTGCATGGTAGGATTCATCGTTTTTGAAGGACTTGCTGTTTTACAATTATGCAAGGCTTTTGGATATAAAGAGAAGGTTAAGCGTGGAATAGTTTATTCAGCTGTTGATATTTATTTTTCAGCCATTACTCCGTCAGCTACAGGCGGTCAGCCGGCATCGGCAATGTGTATGATGCAGGATGGAATTCCAGGAGCAGTAACAACGATTGTTTTGTTACTAAACTTGACCTTATACACAATTGCGATTATAGTTATAGGTGCTGTTTGTTTTATATTTAATTTTGATATGTTTAGGCATTTTAGCATTTGGTCAAAATATATGATACTTATCGGATGTGTTGTCCAGTTTGTGTTATTGACGGTATTTCTTCTTTTGGTTTATAAAGAGAAGATTGTTACAAAAATAGCAAATACCGGCATGAAGATATTGCATAAGCTTCATCTGATGAAGAACATAGAAAAGAGACAGGCACATTTGGTCGAAGTGGAAAGACAGTATAAAGAATGTGCGGCAGCAATAAAGAATAATAAAGCAGCTGTATTTAAGGCTTTTATATTTAACCTATTACAGAGAATTTCACTTATTTGCGTTTCTGTATGTGTTTATATGGGCGTAGAAGGAAATATAAAAAGAGCGTTTGATGTATTTTCAGCACAGGGCTATGTGGTTCTTGGTTCAAACAGCGTTCCCATTCCGGGAGCAGTTGGTGCAGCAGATTATCTTTTTATAGATGGATTTGGCGGTATATTAAAAGATCCTGTTAGTATTGAATTATTAAGTAGAGGGATTTCATTTTATTGTTGCATTATAATTTGTGGAATAATTACACTTGGTATTTATTGTACAAAAGCGTGGAAAGGAATGAAGCAGAAGAAAAAATGTTAG
- a CDS encoding CDP-alcohol phosphatidyltransferase family protein — protein sequence MERNEAEEKMLGFYDYTVVLTYCSVISAVIGIYVSLSGAGHPYIGVMLLLLCGLFDTFDGRVARSKKNRTEKEKAFGVQIDSLSDLVAFGVLPVCIGVALYNRDKFDFIKTGKESLLLHIPFVIIVILGALFVLCALIRLAYFNITVEETQGDSVGDDKYYFGLPVTSTALIFPTFLLMRHIMLITCQINISYIYYILLVIVGILYILKFKLKKPGTAMIYLMVAVGAVEFLAVVLMKICFGR from the coding sequence GTGGAAAGGAATGAAGCAGAAGAAAAAATGTTAGGTTTTTATGATTACACTGTTGTTCTTACATATTGCTCAGTAATTTCAGCAGTAATAGGGATTTATGTTTCACTTAGCGGAGCAGGTCATCCATATATTGGAGTAATGCTTTTGTTATTATGTGGTTTGTTTGATACTTTTGACGGACGTGTGGCACGTTCAAAGAAGAATCGTACAGAGAAGGAGAAAGCTTTCGGAGTACAGATTGATTCATTATCTGACTTAGTTGCTTTCGGTGTTTTGCCGGTTTGTATTGGAGTGGCATTATACAACAGAGATAAGTTTGATTTTATTAAAACAGGGAAGGAAAGCCTGTTATTACATATTCCATTTGTAATAATTGTTATTTTGGGAGCGTTATTTGTACTGTGTGCTCTCATAAGACTTGCATATTTTAACATTACAGTGGAAGAAACACAGGGAGACAGCGTAGGCGATGACAAATATTATTTTGGACTTCCTGTTACATCAACAGCATTAATATTTCCAACATTTTTGTTAATGAGACACATTATGCTTATTACATGTCAGATTAACATTTCGTATATTTATTATATTTTGCTAGTTATTGTTGGAATATTGTATATTTTAAAATTCAAGTTAAAGAAACCGGGAACAGCAATGATTTATCTTATGGTTGCTGTTGGTGCAGTTGAATTTTTGGCAGTAGTGTTAATGAAGATTTGTTTTGGAAGATAA
- a CDS encoding phosphatidylserine decarboxylase — MKKESSGILRFLYNTVPGRMVLKIITSPTISKIGGAYMDCRVSKIHIKGFIKNNNIDMTQYEKAKYGCFNDCFTRKIKKEMRPINMEENAFIAPCDGRLSAYHISENSDFYIKKSYYSVADLIKNSKKAPDFNGGVCLVFRLCVDDYHRYGYVDDGKIVENNYVPGVLHTVRPIALNRYPVFVQNSREYSVIETNNFGTIAQIEVGALMIGKIKNHQKSGLVKKGREKGMFLYGGSTIVVLLEKDKVDIDEKYFRNTVNDIETKVKFGSTIGIKSSD; from the coding sequence ATGAAAAAAGAAAGTTCAGGAATTTTAAGATTTTTATATAATACAGTGCCGGGAAGAATGGTACTTAAGATAATTACAAGCCCCACAATTTCAAAAATTGGTGGGGCTTATATGGATTGTAGGGTATCAAAAATTCATATAAAAGGTTTTATAAAAAACAATAATATTGACATGACTCAATACGAAAAAGCTAAATATGGATGTTTTAATGATTGCTTTACAAGAAAGATAAAAAAAGAAATGCGTCCTATTAATATGGAAGAAAATGCATTTATCGCTCCATGTGACGGAAGACTGTCAGCCTATCATATTTCAGAAAACTCGGATTTTTATATAAAGAAGAGTTATTATTCAGTGGCTGATTTAATAAAGAATAGTAAGAAAGCCCCTGATTTTAACGGAGGAGTATGCCTTGTTTTCAGATTGTGCGTAGATGATTATCACCGCTATGGGTATGTGGACGACGGAAAGATAGTAGAGAACAATTATGTGCCGGGAGTTTTGCATACTGTAAGACCTATTGCATTAAACAGATATCCGGTTTTTGTTCAAAATAGTCGTGAGTATTCTGTTATTGAAACTAATAATTTTGGAACAATTGCTCAGATTGAGGTTGGGGCATTAATGATTGGCAAAATCAAAAACCACCAGAAATCAGGCTTAGTAAAAAAAGGTCGTGAGAAGGGTATGTTTCTATATGGTGGTTCAACTATTGTCGTTCTTCTTGAAAAGGACAAAGTTGATATTGATGAAAAGTATTTCCGAAATACTGTCAATGATATAGAAACAAAGGTGAAGTTTGGCAGTACAATAGGAATAAAATCAAGCGATTAG
- a CDS encoding transporter substrate-binding domain-containing protein — MKKFLAVVMTAVLAMSMMTACGSSKSSEENKDTTAAKAETTKAETIDASGVTLVSDGVLTVGAEMGYAPFETLQKDGKTPEGFDIDIITEIAKRLGLKVNFINTSFDGILGKIGKDYDVVCSAVTINPTRKKAVLFSTPYITNYQTVVVKKGSDLKINSLKDLDGKSVGVQKGTTSDQLMSEYKSTKTINVEVAANDKLLNCFTQLTNGEIDAVVVDSTVADGFVAKNPDKYEKAFSDKTEPEEFGIAIGKNNAKLQEAINKALEQMDKDGFLKDTADYWFSSQE, encoded by the coding sequence ATGAAGAAGTTTTTAGCAGTAGTAATGACAGCAGTTCTTGCAATGTCTATGATGACAGCTTGCGGTTCTAGCAAGTCATCAGAAGAAAACAAAGACACAACAGCAGCAAAGGCAGAAACAACAAAGGCAGAAACAATCGATGCATCAGGAGTTACATTAGTTTCTGATGGAGTTCTTACAGTTGGAGCAGAAATGGGTTATGCACCATTTGAAACACTTCAGAAAGATGGAAAGACACCTGAAGGATTTGATATTGATATTATTACAGAAATTGCTAAGAGATTAGGTCTTAAAGTTAATTTCATTAACACATCATTTGATGGTATTTTAGGAAAGATTGGAAAAGACTACGACGTAGTTTGTTCAGCAGTAACAATTAATCCTACAAGAAAGAAAGCAGTTCTTTTCTCAACACCATATATTACAAACTATCAGACAGTAGTAGTTAAGAAGGGTAGCGACTTAAAGATTAACAGCTTAAAGGATCTTGACGGAAAATCAGTTGGTGTACAGAAAGGTACAACATCAGATCAGCTTATGTCAGAATACAAGTCAACAAAGACTATTAATGTAGAAGTAGCAGCTAATGACAAGTTATTAAACTGCTTTACACAGTTAACAAATGGTGAAATTGATGCAGTAGTAGTTGATAGTACTGTTGCTGACGGTTTCGTAGCAAAGAATCCTGACAAGTATGAAAAGGCATTTTCAGATAAGACAGAACCTGAAGAATTCGGTATTGCTATTGGAAAAAACAATGCAAAACTTCAGGAAGCTATTAACAA